A stretch of Aphanothece sacrum FPU1 DNA encodes these proteins:
- a CDS encoding Ycf34 family protein: MCICVNCHYVNRCITYHAVEQQHQQPHLTDSPDFEPTEPSINVNIRPKEDYIEMEWDVVGCESFLEETGKWLKLRPGELVPT, translated from the coding sequence ATGTGTATTTGTGTGAACTGCCACTACGTTAATCGCTGTATTACTTATCATGCAGTCGAACAGCAGCACCAACAACCCCATTTAACCGATAGCCCTGATTTTGAGCCAACAGAACCCAGCATTAACGTTAATATACGTCCTAAAGAAGATTATATCGAAATGGAATGGGATGTGGTTGGTTGTGAGAGTTTCTTAGAAGAAACCGGAAAATGGCTTAAATTACGCCCTGGTGAACTTGTTCCTACTTGA
- the ctpC gene encoding carboxyl-terminal processing protease CtpC produces the protein MVNHKKGLVLGATAFVLTAVAVTGAGLRLSRSQAFFQDNPKELVDEVWTIIDKTYVDGTFNQVDWRSVRQDYLNRSYTNKEEAYKAIREMLKKLGDPYTRFMNPEEFKNMQIDTSGELTGVGIQLSKDEKTKELVVIAPIEDTPAFAAGILSKDVITKINGKTTEGMEVEDAVKLIRGTPGSKVTLTIRRSDKEVDYSLVRARIELHPVRAHVEKTPIGDIGYIRLTQFSAQAGEEMGVAIKDLEGKKVQGYILDLRSNPGGLLYASVDIARMWLNDGKIVSTVSRTGEVELQRASNRALTNKPLVVLIDGGSASASEILSGALQDNKRAVLVGTTSFGKGLVQSVRGLGDGSGLAVTIAKYLTPSGRDINKHGIDPDVKLELTDEQRKALQQERDKIGTFGDPQFDKAFEILKGRIGTAKNPQSPTGGK, from the coding sequence ATGGTCAACCACAAAAAAGGGCTGGTTCTTGGTGCTACCGCTTTCGTTCTCACCGCAGTGGCGGTCACGGGGGCAGGGCTTCGTCTTTCTCGTAGTCAAGCCTTTTTTCAAGATAATCCCAAAGAATTAGTTGATGAAGTTTGGACGATTATTGACAAAACCTATGTAGATGGAACGTTTAATCAAGTCGATTGGCGTTCGGTCCGTCAAGACTATTTAAACCGTTCTTATACCAATAAAGAAGAAGCTTATAAAGCAATTCGGGAAATGTTGAAGAAGTTGGGTGATCCCTACACCCGCTTTATGAACCCGGAAGAATTTAAGAATATGCAGATAGACACCTCTGGGGAATTGACAGGGGTGGGTATTCAACTTAGTAAAGACGAAAAAACCAAGGAATTAGTCGTTATTGCTCCTATTGAAGATACTCCTGCTTTTGCTGCCGGAATTCTCTCTAAAGATGTGATTACCAAAATTAACGGTAAAACCACTGAAGGGATGGAAGTAGAAGACGCGGTTAAGTTAATTCGGGGGACCCCAGGTAGTAAAGTTACCTTAACTATTCGCCGCAGTGATAAAGAAGTAGATTACTCCCTAGTCAGAGCAAGAATTGAACTTCATCCTGTTCGCGCTCATGTGGAAAAAACTCCCATTGGTGATATTGGGTATATTCGTCTAACCCAATTTAGCGCGCAAGCAGGCGAAGAAATGGGCGTTGCGATCAAAGATTTAGAAGGCAAGAAGGTTCAGGGGTATATCTTGGATTTACGCTCTAATCCTGGGGGATTACTCTATGCGAGTGTGGATATCGCTCGTATGTGGCTTAATGATGGCAAAATCGTCTCTACCGTCAGTCGGACTGGAGAAGTGGAACTACAACGGGCCAGTAATCGCGCTTTAACTAATAAACCTCTAGTGGTTCTGATTGATGGCGGTTCGGCTAGTGCTAGTGAAATTCTCTCTGGTGCTTTACAGGATAACAAACGGGCCGTTTTAGTGGGGACTACTTCTTTTGGTAAAGGGTTAGTTCAGTCGGTTCGAGGGTTAGGAGATGGTTCCGGTTTAGCGGTGACTATTGCTAAATATTTGACCCCCAGTGGTCGAGATATTAACAAACATGGAATTGATCCTGATGTTAAGCTTGAATTAACCGATGAGCAACGCAAAGCCCTGCAACAAGAACGGGATAAAATTGGGACTTTTGGTGATCCCCAATTTGATAAAGCTTTTGAAATCCTCAAAGGACGCATAGGAACCGCTAAAAATCCCCAGAGTCCAACTGGTGGGAAATAA
- a CDS encoding DedA family protein, with amino-acid sequence MSVELLSLDNLQEIARQYGYWAVFIGIALENTGIPLPGETITIVGGFLAGSGELNYWVVLGSAIAGAVLGDNFGYWIGRLGGWALLLRLGRLFKIPQLKLEEARAQFSQNAARAVFFGRFVALLRIFAGPMAGIAQMPYGQFLGCNLGGATVWATIVVTLSFFVGRIIPLHQLVTWVAQFSIVALVLVLGWIIISVWRESRKPKLEVKK; translated from the coding sequence ATGTCTGTGGAACTTCTATCACTAGACAATCTTCAGGAAATTGCACGTCAATATGGCTACTGGGCGGTATTTATCGGCATTGCTTTAGAGAATACCGGAATTCCTCTGCCTGGGGAAACTATAACCATTGTAGGCGGTTTTCTCGCCGGTAGCGGGGAATTAAATTATTGGGTTGTGTTAGGTTCTGCGATCGCGGGGGCAGTTCTAGGGGATAATTTTGGCTATTGGATTGGTAGGTTGGGAGGATGGGCATTATTATTACGGTTAGGCCGTTTGTTTAAAATTCCTCAACTCAAATTAGAGGAAGCAAGGGCGCAGTTCAGTCAAAATGCCGCTAGAGCAGTATTTTTTGGTCGGTTTGTCGCCTTATTACGGATTTTTGCCGGGCCGATGGCTGGTATTGCTCAAATGCCCTATGGTCAATTTTTAGGGTGTAATTTGGGTGGTGCAACGGTTTGGGCAACTATTGTGGTGACGCTTTCTTTTTTTGTGGGCCGTATTATTCCGTTACATCAATTAGTAACCTGGGTCGCTCAATTTAGTATTGTAGCTTTAGTTTTAGTGTTAGGGTGGATTATTATTTCTGTATGGCGTGAGTCTCGTAAACCTAAATTAGAAGTAAAAAAATAA
- a CDS encoding CCA tRNA nucleotidyltransferase encodes MTTLQNTVINLSPDSLPFSLDWLSPQACLVGGAVRDALLQCHRPYLDLDFVLPKLAIDTARNMAKHYQAGFVVLDADRHIARVIFKQGTVDFAQQEGETLEKDLQRRDFTINAIAYNFHEQKLIDPLQGLRDLEQGILRMVSPKNLQDDPLRLLRAYRQGAQLNFTIEPKTRETIQQLAPLIHRVAAERVQSELGYLLGNIQGTKWLIEVAHDGLLKSWFNQLTEDKLQQLVQIDKAIQFLRESLGQDDFKQLFDYSLDNYQYYTETIQRAKLACLVSNDPQKAELELINLKYSRGDIRAVTKALTYLPQLQESSGKMSLRNLYFLFLGVGNVFPVMAILALAMGINSLNIIELIYRYLDPKDQVAHPHPLVNGNDLINNLQMKPSRKIGQLLTEIQIAHIEGKISTVEEALQFAQCYTKTSKNNDDVDDIIE; translated from the coding sequence ATGACTACTCTGCAAAATACTGTAATTAATTTATCTCCCGACTCTCTACCTTTTAGTTTAGATTGGTTATCGCCACAAGCTTGTTTAGTGGGAGGTGCTGTACGAGATGCCCTACTTCAGTGTCATAGACCTTATCTAGATTTAGATTTTGTTTTACCTAAATTAGCCATTGATACCGCACGAAATATGGCTAAACATTATCAAGCGGGATTTGTTGTTTTAGATGCTGATAGACATATTGCTAGGGTTATTTTTAAGCAAGGAACTGTAGATTTTGCTCAACAAGAGGGGGAAACTTTAGAAAAAGATTTACAAAGACGGGATTTTACTATTAATGCGATCGCTTATAATTTTCATGAGCAAAAATTAATTGATCCCTTACAAGGTTTAAGAGATCTTGAACAAGGTATTTTGAGAATGGTATCTCCTAAAAACTTGCAAGATGATCCCTTAAGATTATTAAGAGCTTATCGTCAAGGAGCGCAATTAAATTTTACTATTGAACCGAAAACAAGGGAAACAATTCAACAATTAGCCCCTTTAATTCATCGAGTTGCTGCTGAAAGAGTTCAATCTGAATTAGGCTATTTATTAGGGAATATTCAGGGTACTAAGTGGTTAATAGAAGTTGCTCATGATGGTTTACTTAAATCTTGGTTTAACCAGTTAACAGAAGATAAGTTACAGCAACTTGTACAAATAGATAAGGCGATCCAATTTTTAAGAGAAAGTCTAGGTCAAGATGATTTTAAGCAACTATTTGACTATTCTTTAGATAATTATCAATATTATACTGAAACGATCCAAAGAGCAAAACTTGCTTGTTTAGTGTCTAATGATCCTCAAAAAGCGGAATTAGAATTAATAAATTTAAAATATTCTCGTGGGGATATTCGAGCAGTTACTAAAGCTTTAACTTATTTACCTCAATTGCAAGAAAGTTCAGGAAAAATGAGTCTAAGGAACTTATATTTTTTGTTTTTAGGAGTAGGAAATGTCTTTCCGGTGATGGCTATTTTAGCTTTAGCAATGGGGATAAATTCCCTTAATATTATTGAGTTAATCTATCGTTATCTTGATCCGAAAGATCAAGTTGCTCATCCTCATCCTTTGGTTAATGGTAATGATTTAATTAACAATCTACAGATGAAACCTAGTCGGAAAATTGGTCAGTTATTAACTGAAATTCAAATCGCCCATATTGAAGGTAAAATTTCAACAGTAGAAGAAGCCTTACAGTTTGCTCAATGTTATACCAAAACATCAAAAAATAATGATGATGTTGATGATATTATCGAATAA
- a CDS encoding cell division protein FtsQ/DivIB, translating to MAISTYVSPDDLKTRRESLQSQRRLKAWQGVWRFVAVCGLTGGLVWTMTLPDWVIREPSQVKILGNKLLSQQQIKQMLSVAYPQPIWELPIHQVKEQLKTQPPIDDVYITRRILPTQITITVRERQPIAEASSRGEVGFLDAQGVWIPQKFYQKGVKPVASDALKVMGFEQQYGQHWNKLYTLIMSSPVKIKLIDWRDPSNLILKTELGMVYCGPYGENFPQQLAVLGRMSKLSSRVPKGRIIYIDLSNPESPSVHLTNPPKTDKDKTKAQEKP from the coding sequence ATGGCAATTAGCACTTATGTTTCTCCTGATGACTTAAAAACCCGACGAGAAAGTTTACAAAGTCAACGAAGGTTAAAAGCTTGGCAAGGAGTTTGGCGTTTTGTGGCCGTATGTGGTTTAACAGGGGGCTTAGTGTGGACAATGACTTTACCTGATTGGGTAATTAGAGAACCATCTCAAGTTAAGATTTTAGGCAATAAGTTACTTTCCCAACAACAAATTAAGCAAATGTTGTCTGTTGCTTATCCTCAACCGATTTGGGAATTGCCAATCCATCAAGTCAAAGAACAACTCAAAACCCAACCACCTATCGATGATGTTTATATTACTCGTCGCATTTTACCAACCCAAATTACGATTACGGTCAGGGAAAGACAACCTATTGCTGAAGCCAGTTCTAGGGGAGAAGTAGGATTTCTTGATGCCCAAGGGGTTTGGATTCCACAAAAATTTTATCAAAAAGGGGTCAAACCTGTTGCTTCAGACGCGCTTAAGGTTATGGGATTTGAGCAACAGTATGGTCAGCATTGGAATAAGCTATATACTCTAATTATGAGTTCTCCGGTCAAAATTAAGCTGATTGATTGGCGAGATCCGAGTAATCTAATCTTAAAGACTGAATTAGGAATGGTTTATTGTGGCCCTTATGGGGAGAATTTCCCTCAACAATTAGCCGTCTTAGGTAGAATGTCCAAATTATCTTCTAGGGTTCCTAAAGGGCGCATTATTTACATTGATTTGAGCAACCCTGAGTCTCCCTCTGTCCATCTAACCAATCCTCCTAAGACAGACAAAGACAAGACTAAAGCCCAAGAGAAACCTTGA
- the purH gene encoding bifunctional phosphoribosylaminoimidazolecarboxamide formyltransferase/IMP cyclohydrolase, whose product MGRLALLSVSDKTGIIDLAQQLVKEFDFELISSGGTAKILKEAGLTVTKVSEYTGSPEILGGRVKTLHPRIHGGILGRRNVPQDGEEMEANHIRPIDLVVVNLYPFEQTIANPNVTVAEAIEQIDIGGPTLLRASAKNFAHVTVLSNPKYYETYLQELQKNNGESSLSFRQKMAGETFGLTHAYDGAITNYFASLSDDLPSRFTVSGTEFQSLRYGENPHQSATWYQTGTQASGWAAATQLQGKELSYNNLVDLEAARRIIAEFDPNKPAVAILKHTNPCGVALGNTLANAYEKAFNADSISAFGGIVVLNQPLDGDTAKLLTNTFLECIVTPGCSEEAQQILNTKSKVRVLILPNLNSGPSQTVKVIAGGLLVQDSDDVVDTVDSWKIVTEKQPIPEQLAELLFAWKVTKHVKSNAIVVTKNLTTLGIGAGQMNRVGSVKIALEQAGETVKGGYLASDGFFPFDDSVRTAAAAGIEAIVQPGGSLKDKDSIAAANELGLVMVLTGIRHFLH is encoded by the coding sequence ATGGGACGTTTAGCACTACTGAGCGTATCAGACAAAACAGGAATTATCGATTTAGCTCAACAGTTGGTCAAAGAATTTGACTTTGAGTTGATCAGTAGTGGGGGAACAGCTAAAATCTTAAAAGAAGCGGGATTAACTGTTACTAAAGTAAGCGAGTATACAGGTTCACCAGAAATTTTAGGTGGACGAGTTAAAACCCTTCATCCTCGAATTCATGGAGGTATTTTAGGACGGAGAAATGTTCCTCAAGATGGGGAAGAAATGGAAGCAAATCATATTCGTCCTATTGATTTAGTTGTGGTTAATCTTTATCCTTTTGAGCAAACAATTGCTAATCCTAATGTTACTGTAGCTGAAGCTATTGAGCAAATTGATATTGGCGGCCCTACCTTATTACGTGCTTCTGCAAAAAATTTTGCTCATGTCACCGTTTTATCTAATCCTAAATATTATGAAACTTATTTACAAGAATTACAAAAAAATAATGGTGAATCTTCTCTCAGTTTTCGGCAAAAAATGGCGGGTGAAACTTTTGGATTAACTCATGCTTACGATGGGGCGATCACTAATTATTTTGCTAGTTTATCTGATGATTTACCCTCCCGTTTTACTGTTTCAGGAACGGAATTTCAATCTCTACGTTATGGAGAAAATCCTCATCAAAGTGCGACTTGGTATCAAACAGGAACTCAAGCATCAGGATGGGCAGCAGCAACTCAATTACAAGGAAAAGAACTCAGTTATAATAACTTAGTAGATTTAGAAGCAGCACGACGAATTATTGCTGAATTTGACCCAAATAAACCAGCAGTTGCTATTCTTAAACATACAAATCCTTGTGGGGTTGCATTAGGAAACACTCTAGCAAATGCTTATGAAAAAGCCTTTAATGCGGATTCTATTTCAGCATTTGGGGGAATTGTTGTCTTAAATCAACCATTAGATGGAGACACAGCTAAATTATTAACTAATACTTTTTTAGAATGTATTGTTACTCCTGGATGTAGTGAAGAAGCGCAACAAATTCTCAATACTAAATCTAAAGTCAGAGTGTTAATATTACCGAATTTAAACAGTGGGCCATCTCAAACCGTTAAGGTGATTGCAGGAGGTTTATTAGTGCAAGATTCTGATGATGTTGTAGATACTGTTGATAGTTGGAAAATTGTCACAGAAAAACAACCTATTCCTGAACAATTAGCCGAATTATTGTTTGCTTGGAAGGTGACTAAGCACGTTAAATCTAATGCAATTGTGGTGACTAAAAATCTTACTACTTTAGGGATAGGAGCGGGTCAAATGAATCGGGTAGGTTCCGTTAAAATTGCCTTAGAACAAGCAGGAGAAACCGTAAAAGGAGGATATCTTGCTAGTGATGGTTTTTTCCCCTTTGATGACTCTGTACGCACCGCAGCAGCAGCAGGAATTGAAGCCATTGTACAACCTGGAGGCTCATTAAAAGATAAAGATTCAATTGCGGCTGCTAATGAATTAGGATTAGTGATGGTTTTAACAGGAATTCGTCATTTTCTCCATTAA